The following coding sequences are from one Clostridioides difficile ATCC 9689 = DSM 1296 window:
- a CDS encoding DUF4624 family lipoprotein — protein MKKLVISLISIISVVSLTACKKSNESKYNNLNNKESGQTTIEMDLDKNYDTSDPFVNACLFCVSNDIDVLDTEISFKMDGDSGIVEIKDNKTDETLWSNIWHGSVDNDTFAISLSNIQKEKEYAICFTGIKINHAVVKVTFESNLVKEKEKPSK, from the coding sequence ATGAAAAAATTAGTTATTAGTTTAATTAGTATCATTAGTGTGGTTAGCTTGACAGCTTGTAAAAAAAGCAATGAAAGTAAATATAATAATTTAAACAACAAAGAATCAGGACAAACAACCATTGAAATGGACTTAGATAAAAATTATGATACTTCAGACCCATTTGTTAATGCATGTTTGTTTTGTGTGTCTAATGATATAGATGTTTTAGACACAGAGATTTCTTTTAAAATGGATGGAGATAGTGGTATTGTGGAAATAAAGGACAATAAAACAGATGAAACTTTATGGAGTAATATATGGCATGGAAGCGTTGATAATGATACATTCGCAATTTCTCTTTCTAATATACAAAAAGAGAAAGAGTATGCTATATGCTTTACTGGAATTAAAATAAATCATGCAGTTGTAAAGGTTACTTTTGAAAGCAATTTAGTTAAGGAGAAAGAAAAACCCTCAAAATAA
- the gap gene encoding type I glyceraldehyde-3-phosphate dehydrogenase codes for MKIKVGMNGFGRIGRAVLRIAQEELGDNIEIVAINARATTESLAHLFTYDSCYGTFRGEVEAKDEDTLVVNSKEIKILRYNDPEELPWKELGVDIVIESTGLFTQREKAEKHIKAGAKKVIITAPGKNEDITIVIGVNEKEYDNEKHNIISNASCTTNCLAPFAKVLDEKFGIVKGLMTTVHSYTNDQRILDKSHKDLRRARAAAESIIPTTTGAAKAVSRVLPQLEGKLNGFSLRVPTPTVSLVDLVCELKENVTSEQVNSVLKDAAEGELKGVLGYCDKPLVSIDYKGDSRSSIIDALSTMVIEDNMVKVVSWYDNEWGYSSRTVDLVKYVAEKLK; via the coding sequence ATGAAAATTAAGGTAGGAATGAACGGATTTGGAAGAATAGGAAGAGCTGTATTAAGAATAGCTCAAGAAGAATTAGGAGATAATATAGAAATTGTAGCCATAAATGCAAGAGCAACAACAGAATCTTTGGCACATTTATTTACATATGATTCATGCTATGGAACTTTTAGAGGTGAAGTAGAGGCAAAGGATGAAGACACTCTAGTAGTAAACTCTAAAGAGATAAAAATATTAAGATATAATGACCCAGAAGAATTACCTTGGAAAGAATTGGGGGTTGATATAGTAATAGAATCAACAGGATTATTTACACAAAGAGAAAAGGCAGAAAAACATATTAAAGCAGGAGCAAAAAAAGTAATTATAACAGCTCCAGGAAAAAATGAAGATATAACTATAGTTATCGGAGTTAATGAGAAAGAATATGATAATGAAAAGCACAATATAATTTCAAATGCATCTTGTACTACAAATTGTCTAGCTCCTTTTGCTAAAGTATTGGACGAAAAATTTGGTATAGTAAAAGGGTTAATGACTACAGTACATTCATATACTAACGATCAAAGAATATTAGATAAAAGCCATAAAGATTTGAGAAGAGCAAGAGCAGCGGCTGAATCTATAATACCTACCACTACAGGAGCAGCAAAAGCTGTGTCAAGAGTACTACCACAATTAGAAGGAAAATTAAATGGTTTTTCACTTAGAGTACCAACACCAACAGTTTCACTTGTTGATTTAGTGTGCGAACTTAAAGAAAACGTTACATCTGAGCAAGTTAACTCTGTGTTAAAAGATGCTGCTGAAGGAGAATTAAAAGGTGTTTTAGGATATTGTGACAAGCCACTTGTTTCTATAGATTATAAAGGAGATTCAAGATCATCTATTATAGACGCTCTATCCACAATGGTTATAGAAGACAATATGGTTAAGGTAGTTTCTTGGTATGATAATGAATGGGGATATTCTTCAAGAACTGTTGACTTAGTAAAATATGTAGCTGAAAAATTAAAATAA
- a CDS encoding 2-hydroxyacyl-CoA dehydratase gives MDELFHIGIDVGSTTVKVVVLNNSNNIVHKEYRRHYSDVKKSVKEVLNGIYEKLGDINTTIIITGSGGIGISKKLGVKFVQEVISSTKSIEYFHPETDVVIELGGEDAKITYLSGGIDQRMNGICAGGTGAFIDQMASLLKTDASGLNELAKGYNVIYPIASRCGVFAKTDIQPLINDGANQTDIAMSIFNAVVVQTVSVLSCGRKIEGNVAFLGGPLYFLSELREAFKRVLDLKDENIIFPENAQLYIAIGAGLLSVDEDNIQLKSLIEKLDSIKNIEDGEVNLLEPLFKDKNEYEEFSRRHEKEKINYVDINSIKSNCYLGIDAGSTTTKAALIDEDGRLVYSYYNSNEGNPLKTTIKVINEVYDILPKNIKILSSTVTGYGEGLIKKALKIDNGEIETIAHYKAAKFFNKDVDFILDIGGQDMKCLKIKDGVIDNIILNEACSSGCGSFLETFASSLSMTIEEFAHEGIYSQNPVDLGSRCTVFMNSRVKQAQKEGASVGDISAGLSYSVIKNALFKVIKIRDLNEIGNNIVVQGGTFYNDLVLRSFEKLIGKNVIRPNISGIMGAFGSALIAKEKYESGYKTSLLSKEELNNIKLEASVTRCKGCSNHCLLTINKFSDNEIFISGNRCEKGEAIYGDKKIGLEKKKPINLFKYKYNRIFRYKPLEKEEAKNGEIGIPRVLNMYEDYPFWFTFFNAMGFRVVLSDRSSKQLYETGITSIASETVCYPGKLVHGHIENLIAKGIKNIFYPSVTNENKEDSNADNYYNCPVVISYSEVIKNNVENIRNKNINYINPFISLNDKEKLKKRLYDELSRHFSDIKITKEEVNHAVDKATEEQNLFKMEIQAAGERALKEIKERNMKGIVLCGRPYHIDPEINHGMPELINSLDMAVLTEDSICHLANVQRPLRVVDQWVYHSRLYKAASFVRDKNYLELVQLNSFGCGLDAVTTDQVQEILNEKSKIYTIIKIDEGNNLGAAKIRMRSLKAAMFERESKNIDVKNIKVNRIQYAKNNQITNKHTILAPQMSPIHFQFLEKAVNLSGYNIEILKDTDSSVIEEGLRYVNNDACYPAIIVVGQLITALKSGKYDLNNTSVTITQTGGGCRATNYIGFLRKAIYDAGFKDVPVIALSVNGIEDSGIMDNISLKLINRLFMSVVYGDLLMKVLYRVRPYEKVTGSANALYEKWVDICKSSLVKAKISVFTRNIKDIVKEFDNLEILDIKKPKVGLVGEILVKFHPIANNNLVDILEREGAEAVVPDLTNFFLSCAFNTIYKHTHLEGSRKSRMIGEAFIYITGIYQRVYKKALDKSERFYAPANIKNVAKSTEPVVSLGNQTGEGWLLTGEMVELLNEGVENIICMQPFGCLPNHIIGKGSIKELKRLYKNANIIPIDYDPSASEVNQLNRIKLMLSKAFKNI, from the coding sequence ATGGATGAATTATTTCATATAGGAATTGATGTAGGTTCTACAACGGTGAAGGTTGTGGTACTTAATAATAGTAATAATATAGTTCATAAAGAATATAGAAGACATTATTCTGATGTAAAAAAATCAGTTAAAGAAGTACTAAATGGTATATATGAAAAATTGGGAGATATAAATACTACCATTATAATAACTGGTTCAGGTGGAATTGGAATATCAAAAAAATTAGGTGTAAAATTTGTTCAGGAAGTTATATCTAGTACAAAATCAATAGAGTATTTTCATCCTGAGACTGATGTTGTCATAGAACTTGGGGGTGAAGATGCAAAGATAACATATCTAAGTGGAGGAATAGACCAAAGAATGAATGGAATATGTGCAGGTGGCACTGGAGCATTCATAGACCAGATGGCATCACTTTTAAAGACAGATGCCAGTGGATTAAATGAACTTGCTAAAGGGTATAATGTTATATATCCCATAGCTTCAAGATGTGGTGTTTTTGCTAAAACAGATATTCAACCTCTTATAAATGATGGAGCCAATCAGACTGATATAGCAATGAGTATTTTCAATGCAGTTGTCGTACAAACTGTGAGTGTCCTTTCTTGTGGAAGAAAAATAGAAGGAAATGTTGCGTTTTTGGGTGGTCCATTGTACTTTTTATCTGAACTTAGAGAAGCATTTAAAAGAGTATTGGATTTAAAAGATGAAAACATAATCTTCCCAGAAAATGCACAACTTTATATTGCTATTGGCGCAGGATTATTATCAGTAGATGAAGATAATATACAACTAAAATCTCTAATAGAAAAATTGGATAGCATAAAGAATATTGAAGATGGAGAAGTAAATTTATTAGAACCTTTATTTAAAGATAAAAATGAGTATGAAGAATTTTCAAGAAGACATGAAAAAGAAAAAATAAATTATGTGGACATAAATTCAATAAAAAGTAATTGTTATTTAGGAATTGATGCAGGCTCAACTACAACTAAAGCAGCACTTATTGATGAGGATGGAAGACTTGTATATTCTTATTATAATAGCAATGAAGGAAATCCATTAAAAACAACCATTAAAGTTATAAATGAAGTATATGATATATTACCAAAAAATATTAAAATATTGAGTTCAACTGTAACTGGATATGGAGAAGGTCTTATTAAAAAAGCTCTTAAAATCGATAACGGAGAGATAGAGACTATAGCACATTACAAAGCTGCTAAATTTTTCAATAAAGATGTAGATTTTATACTTGATATTGGTGGTCAAGATATGAAGTGCCTAAAAATAAAAGATGGAGTAATTGATAATATAATATTAAATGAGGCTTGTTCATCAGGTTGTGGCTCATTTTTAGAGACATTTGCAAGTTCTTTATCTATGACAATAGAAGAATTTGCACACGAAGGTATTTATTCTCAAAATCCTGTAGATTTAGGTTCAAGATGTACTGTATTTATGAATTCTAGAGTAAAACAAGCTCAAAAAGAAGGTGCAAGTGTTGGAGATATATCAGCAGGGCTATCTTATTCAGTAATAAAAAATGCTTTATTTAAAGTAATAAAGATTAGAGATTTAAATGAGATTGGTAATAATATTGTTGTACAAGGTGGAACCTTTTATAATGATTTGGTGCTTAGAAGCTTTGAAAAACTAATTGGAAAAAATGTAATTAGACCTAATATTTCAGGAATTATGGGAGCTTTTGGTTCAGCACTTATAGCTAAAGAAAAATATGAAAGTGGATACAAAACATCCTTGTTATCTAAGGAAGAGTTGAATAATATCAAGCTAGAAGCAAGTGTAACTAGATGTAAAGGTTGTTCAAATCATTGTCTTCTTACAATAAATAAATTTTCTGATAATGAAATTTTTATTTCAGGTAATAGATGTGAGAAGGGTGAAGCTATTTATGGTGATAAAAAAATAGGATTAGAAAAGAAAAAACCAATAAATTTATTTAAGTACAAATACAATAGAATTTTTAGATATAAACCATTGGAAAAAGAAGAAGCAAAAAATGGGGAAATAGGGATACCAAGAGTATTAAATATGTATGAAGATTATCCATTTTGGTTTACTTTTTTCAATGCTATGGGCTTTAGAGTTGTACTTTCAGATAGGTCATCAAAACAGTTATATGAAACTGGTATAACTAGTATTGCATCTGAAACAGTTTGTTATCCAGGAAAATTAGTTCATGGACATATAGAAAATTTAATTGCAAAAGGTATAAAAAATATATTTTATCCAAGTGTAACAAATGAAAATAAAGAGGATTCAAATGCAGATAATTATTATAATTGTCCTGTTGTAATATCATATTCTGAAGTAATAAAAAACAATGTAGAAAATATAAGAAATAAGAACATAAATTATATAAATCCATTTATAAGTCTAAATGATAAGGAAAAATTGAAGAAAAGACTATATGATGAATTATCAAGACATTTTTCTGATATAAAAATAACTAAAGAAGAAGTTAATCATGCAGTTGATAAAGCTACTGAGGAACAGAATTTATTTAAAATGGAGATACAAGCAGCAGGTGAAAGAGCACTTAAAGAAATAAAAGAAAGAAATATGAAGGGGATTGTGTTATGTGGAAGACCATATCATATAGACCCAGAAATAAATCATGGAATGCCAGAGCTTATAAATTCATTAGATATGGCAGTGCTTACTGAAGACTCTATATGTCATTTAGCCAATGTACAAAGACCACTTAGAGTTGTAGACCAATGGGTATATCATTCAAGATTGTATAAAGCAGCTAGTTTTGTGAGAGATAAAAACTATTTGGAACTTGTTCAACTTAATTCATTTGGCTGTGGATTAGATGCAGTAACTACAGACCAGGTTCAAGAAATACTTAATGAAAAATCGAAGATATATACTATTATAAAGATTGACGAAGGCAACAATTTAGGAGCAGCTAAGATAAGGATGAGGTCCTTAAAAGCAGCTATGTTTGAGAGAGAAAGCAAAAATATAGATGTAAAAAATATAAAGGTAAACAGGATACAGTATGCTAAAAATAATCAGATAACGAACAAACATACTATATTAGCACCACAAATGTCTCCAATACATTTCCAATTCCTTGAAAAAGCTGTTAACTTAAGTGGTTATAATATAGAAATTCTAAAAGATACTGATAGTAGTGTAATTGAAGAAGGGTTAAGATATGTAAATAATGATGCATGTTATCCAGCTATAATAGTTGTAGGTCAGCTAATAACAGCATTAAAATCTGGCAAATATGATTTAAATAACACTTCTGTTACTATAACTCAGACTGGTGGAGGTTGTAGAGCTACAAATTATATTGGATTCTTAAGAAAGGCTATATATGATGCTGGATTTAAAGATGTTCCTGTCATTGCACTTAGTGTAAATGGAATAGAAGATAGTGGTATAATGGATAATATATCACTAAAATTAATCAATAGACTCTTTATGTCTGTTGTTTATGGTGATTTGCTGATGAAAGTACTATATAGAGTAAGACCATATGAAAAAGTTACTGGAAGTGCAAATGCTCTATATGAAAAATGGGTTGATATATGCAAATCTTCTCTTGTTAAAGCAAAAATTTCTGTATTTACTAGAAATATAAAAGATATAGTAAAAGAATTTGATAATTTAGAGATACTAGATATCAAAAAACCAAAAGTAGGTTTGGTTGGAGAAATATTGGTGAAATTCCATCCAATTGCAAATAATAATTTAGTAGATATATTAGAGCGAGAAGGTGCTGAAGCAGTCGTGCCAGACCTTACAAATTTCTTCTTAAGTTGTGCCTTTAATACTATATACAAACACACTCATTTAGAAGGAAGTAGAAAGAGTAGAATGATAGGAGAGGCATTTATATACATAACTGGAATATATCAAAGAGTATATAAAAAAGCACTTGATAAGAGTGAGAGATTTTATGCTCCAGCCAATATAAAAAATGTTGCTAAAAGTACAGAACCAGTAGTGTCATTAGGTAATCAAACTGGAGAAGGTTGGCTTTTAACAGGTGAAATGGTTGAATTATTAAATGAAGGTGTAGAAAACATTATTTGTATGCAACCTT